A DNA window from Helianthus annuus cultivar XRQ/B chromosome 15, HanXRQr2.0-SUNRISE, whole genome shotgun sequence contains the following coding sequences:
- the LOC110914306 gene encoding calphotin-like, with protein MVSSSDTGVSDTVDPMAVVSDDEIPSEGDVYTSDTTSTGDDDFQPFALPDIGVEIQPADGIPAGDLPLAVIPAPVPLAAFPMVDVPLDVVSDDDIDLFEEDPPEDDYEGGAPIDADVILPIAEAPIEELPLGSPVPDSLECVASASLHTLGVEHHSPDTDPDMAMSAAPGPSHGFEFDHEIDDDFDPVFPPDFDPDHDIEFIHMDQHLEAPVAPIDPLFDIPVDFDMDLVDPKPIMAPEPVVDHDLVLDDAPAVAPPDMGAPAIAPLIDDIPIADFPVIAPPLVDDPVVDAPLPDPVPALVDRAPFAAHIDPRYADTRNGWIEDDDDYPPFVLHVTPPVAPVSAPTDIPLFHPHTTDVHRTDLPITFLQDKPPPRPGEGSSRQLPVSVLPVLSSSFLFLSQFPHIVPLAAPSFIPSSEPFLWTTPSVMPLSDPYHPFHVGYTTEDILASLQLQQDALNRRIQELERAPHPHCHCQTPFAAPHTPRPLSPDSDVRFLTSEQQIAYLLRVCRSLEED; from the coding sequence atggtttCTTCTTCAGACACAGGAGTATCAGACACAGTAGACCCCATGGCGGTTGTGTCAGACGACGAGATACCATCAGAGGGAGACGTATACACATCAGACACCACAAGCACGGGCGACGATGATTTTCAGCCGTTCGCTCTGCCAGACATCGGAGTTGAGATACAGCCTGCTGATGGCATTCCTGCTGGGGATCTACCTCTTGCAGTGATCCCTGCTCCCGTTCCGCTTGCTGCTTTCCCCATGGTGGATGTGCCACTCGATGTCGTATCTGATGACGACATTGATCTGTTCGAGGAGGATCCGCCTGAGGACGactatgagggcggggccccGATTGATGCTGACGTTATCCTTCCTATTGCTGAGGCCCCTATAGAGGAGCTTCCTCTTGGTTCTCCTGTCCCAGACTCGTTGGAGTGTGTGGCATCTGCTTCTTTGCACACCTTGGGAGTGGAGCATCACTCTCCTGACACCGACCCCGACATGGCGATGTCTGCTGCACCTGGTCCGTCACACGGGTTTGAGTTTGACCACGAGATCGATGACGATTTTGATCCAGTTTTCCCCCCTGATTTCGATCCTGACCATGATATCGAGTTTATTCATATGGACCAGCACTTAGAGGCGCCCGTAGCTCCCATTGATCCGTTATTTGACATTCCTGTTGATTTTGATATGGATCTTGTTGACCCCAAGCCCATCATGGCCCCAGAGCCTGTTGTTGACCATGACCTCGTTCTTGATGATGCCCCAGCCGTTGCACCGCCTGATATGGGTGCACCGGCCATTGCACCTCTTATTGATGATATACCCATTGCTGACTTTCCTGTTATTGCTCCACCATTGGtggatgatcctgttgttgatgcACCATTACCTGATCCTGTGCCGGCCTTGGTTGACCGTGCACCTTTCGCCGCTCACATAGATCCTCGTTATGCTGACACCCGCAACGGGTGGATCGAGGATGATGACGATTACCCACCGTTTGTGCTACATGTCACTCCTCCCGTAGCACCTGTTTCTGCACCCACTGATATTCCATTGTTTCACCCACACACCACTGACGTCCATCGCACTGATCTACCCATCACGTTCCTCCAGGACAAGCCGCCAcctcgtcctggagaggggtcatcgaGGCAGCTGCCTGTTTCTGTTCTACCCGTACTGTCATCATCTTTTCTGTTTCTGTCACAGTTTCCTCATATTGTACCCCTTGCTGCACCATCTTTCATaccatcgagcgagccatttttGTGGACAACGCCCTCTGTTATGCCATTGTCTGACCCGTACCACCCATTTCATGTGGGGTACACCACGGAGGATATACTTGCATCGCTGCAGCTACAGCAGGACGCGCTGAACCGTCGTattcaggagttggagagagctccacatCCGCATTGTCACTGTCAGACCCCCTTTGCAGCACCGCACACTCCACGTCCGCTTTCCCCTGACTCAGACGTTCGTTTCTtgacatctgagcagcagattgcatattTGTTGCGCGTCTGTCGTTCCTTAGAGGAGGACTAG